tcattggtgcattgaaaaaagtttaatttttaaaattattaatgggaaaaattataatatttcagggttttagaaaaaaaaaattaatattaataattaaataaccattttatttataaaattaactgatttgcttagttttaaatttttacacgtgagggtttgaatttttaatatttaatcaatactAGACGAGGGTGTAACAAATCTTGGGTGCGAATAAGTTTTTTTGGCCAATTTTAACTAAAACTTTTGCTTATGTGGGGATGTCGTGTCGTGCCGGCCGCAGCTGGCGTTGGACCTGAGAGTGGATGCTGTGTGTTCTGTCGATGTCTGCATTATGCCTACGCGATCCTGCCATGCGTgtcttacaattttttaatttttacaatttttaaattgttttaccTCCCGCCATTTTATCTGGCTCGATCACCTAACCCCGTTGATCCTAAATTAATGCTTTAGTTAtcttatgtatatttttatatgttttcatattttcatttgcaaaattttttaaattagtttttaattgtttattaaattattttatttaattcctCACAACTGCAGAAACTAGATATTATTTTGACGAATTaataattcttatttatttaacttttaattgtatctagaatatataatttatttataattaaaatttggtttaaatatttaaaaaattatttttggacACACTCAGGCGGCCCCTTAAATTCGTTTCTTGTACCAGAGGAAAAAGAGGTTCCGTGGGCCATACTTGTGTACACAGATCTCTAATCCAACGGCTGTGCTTCGCTGTTATGGTCACGGTCATGGTCCACTCTGCTCAAGTACACCAACAGCAGTAGCTTACCGTATTCTCTTCCTCTATAAGTAACCAAATTgaataaattcatcaaaattttcactaaaagaaaaaaagagcaAGCCATGGATCCACAGCAACGGAGAGAGGGAGCTCCGGTGCCACGGCCCCCGACCGGTGATTCCTCAGCCGTTCTCTCAGTGTTCCTCGCTTTCATCGTTATCTTTGCCATGGTATATACTCTTTCTATCTCTACAATCGGTATTGGGCGTCTGCATTTATCCTTGCTTTACAACATATCTGTTATTGAgtcaattttttacttattctatgagttgattttgtgttttctgTGTAATTTATCGCATCTTGAAGCTTGTTTGGACTTACTTCTAAAACTGTAATTCGATACTctcaatttttaacattttctgGCCAGTGTTTGCGGGAACAGTTTGATTGAGCCTTGATAAACTTCTGACTTAAATTACTAGTTTCATTTTCCAAAGTAGAAAAATGTTCTTGCTTGGACTGACATGAAGACTTATCCTTTTTGGTTTATAATGGTATGAGGGCCTCACTATGCACTAATGTCTTCAGGAATTGGTTAGTCCATCAATAATTGGTGAATCATCACGTGCTCTGCTTCAAGCTTAGGGTTTCTCGTATATGTTTTAGCTTTTAAGAAACCATTGTTGAGGTGTGCTTTATTATCGGATGTTACCTTTATCGTTTATTTGTGATATGCTAGGTTGATGTTATTGAAGTATCTTGAATTCTTTCTGGTCGGAATAGCTTATGCCtccaaatttattatatttccataattaaatTCCCAGATACTGATCCCATCAGCTTCAAATATCCCATCGGCTTCAAATATCAAAAGTAGCTTATCCATTTTACACCAAGTCCCAGAAGGCCATGTTGGGGTATATTGGAGGGGTGGTGCTCTTCTACGTACAATAACTGGTCCAGGTCTGCTATGCTACTCCCTCTGTAATTTTCACAAATACCATTGCATACACAGAGCTTATTCACTGCCCACACCTAATTTTTCTAGAATTTCAGGTTTCCATTCGAAATTGCCTTTGATAACCCAGTATGAGCCTGTTCAAGTGACCCTTCAGACAGATCAGGTAaatattgttttcaatttatgGCATTGTGGATTTCTGCATGTGCTTGACCCCTGCTGTCTGAAAATGAAGGTGACTGACATTCCTTGTGGAACCAAAGGGGGTGTCATGATCAACTTTGAAAAGATAGAGGTAAGGCTTTTTTTTTACTCCATGTAATGATGATGCTCTACTTCACCAAATCTACATGAATGAATAGTCTAACATTGACATCCTcccttatttgaatttttcttgcAGGTTGTTAATCGGCTTCGTAAGGAATATGTGTATGAGACACTGCGTGACTATGGTGTGCATTATGACAAGACTTGGATTTATGACAAGATCCATCATGAGATCAATCAGTTCTGCAGCTCTCATAGTCTTCAACAAGTCTATATCGATGTATTTGATCAGGCAAGGAGAAAATGTGTAGCTTTGAAGCATTGTATTATAATACATGTTACATATTCATTTCACTAAATTCTGCAGCAATATTTTCTGTCATACTAAGATCAGCCTACTTTATCTTCCAACCTATTTGGTGTACAAGGGGCATAAGTTTCAAGGCATTTGACATTCACTTACATGCCTTAATGTTGCCTACTTGCGATAATTTTACCTCAATAACTTTTATTAGCTTGCTTGATGTGAAGGCACTATGTAACATTCACTTAAACAGGAACGCACTTGCATAAAACACATATATGCATACACACCAGTAGCCACTCTTGTGTAAGACCAAGAAGGCAATTGCCCTAGGCTGTCTTAAGGTGTCTAttataaaagtcaaattttttacattaatatttatttattttactataattttcTACATTTAAGATTATATCGCTCATTAACATCAATTATGGTGTCTCCCTAAACTTGTCTCTGTCCTACTACAAGTATTGGCTTATTCTGTGATAAAAGTTGTCTcataatttgtcaaaaaaatgatattttttttgaagatttaaTAAGTGCTATCATTGCTATTAATTTCAGTATTTTATTGCTTTCTACATTagttaatttcatattattgtaTGCATATTAGTATACTTAATCCATTAGTATGCATATTCATGATAACTTTTGTTTGGCTATTGAAATTTACCTTTCAAGATAAGTAATACTAAGAACTtggatatgatttttttaataaaaaagttcggaagattatcaataaaaaaacaaaagtatttttattgAAGTAAAAGAGTGcccatttaaaaaatttttggcTTGGGCTTTTTATCTTCATGAGCTAGTTCTGTTATAAACACCAATACTCTGATACATACAACAAttgatgtttttgtttgtaaattttGCCTTCTATTTGTAGTCATTATTTTACTACCTATTGACAATGCTCTGACTTTTTCAGATTGATGAAAAGATGAAAGATGCTCTTCAGGTTGACTGCACACGATATGCTCCGGGCATTGAAATTATCAGTGTGCGTGTTACAAAGCCTACTATTCCAGATCGTATTAGACGTAATTTTGAACAGATGGAAGAGGAACGCACGAAGGTGAATTTGCTAAATCTATAACTCTTTTGTTTTGCCTTTCTGTGATATTTGTGTTGTAAATCCATTTTGAAGTCAATTATACATGTTAAAGTCGGGGCTTTTTTTCTGATgttaaatgttatatatttatgGTTCTGGCATAACAAGTAAACTGAAAAAGAACATATATTTCTATCATTTGACGTAGTTGCTAAACCTTGTCCATTAAACAAATTGCAACCATCATTCATGCATGTTTCGTGTGTGTTTGCCATTAAACACTAATTTATACTAATTTGTATTCTACGTAGTGGTCAAGTTTACATGACATAACAATATGGAATGCTGGGGTAGGTATTACCTTGTGTATTGCATGTTAATGATATTATCTTGTGATTTTTGTGTTACTTGGGTAGGTGTTAATTGCTATTGAGAGACAGAAAGTTGTAGAGAAAGAGGCAGAGACAAGCAAGAAGATGGCTATCAGTGAAGCTGAGAAAAATTCCAATGTTAGCAAGATCCTCATGGAGCAGAAGTTGATGGAGAAGGACAGTGCCAGAAGGCAGGAAGAAATTGAAAACCAAATGTACTTGGCTCGTCAAAAGAGCCAGACAGATGCTGATTTCTACCGGTAATGTGaactcttttcctttttattgtcaagtgtttatatatgaaaataaaatgttgCAAATATGGTATTGTTCTGCCACTTCTGCAGCTTAATGAAAGAAGCCGAAGCTAACAAGTTGATGCTTACTCCCCAATTTCTTGAGCTCAAATTTATCGAGGCCATAGCtgataatacaaaaattttctTTGGTGATAAGGTTTGTTAACTGTTGCCCCCCCTGCCGTCCATTGTTTTCAAGCTAGAGAAGCATTTGAACTCAGTTCGTATCTTTGTTTTGCAGGTGCCCAATATGATTTTGGATCAGAGACTGCTGGGGAACTTCCTTCAAGAGGTGTCTAGAAATATATCTAGGAAGGGGAAAGCAGATGCTTAAATTCTAATGGGTGTAGTAGGCACATACACTGTCACAAAACAAGAAGAATATATTGATGTGTTTCTTAAACcacattttagtttttcatagggaaatatttatttctaaaggTAATCACCATTTTTCTTGGCTACTGGTGTTGTCAGTCTGTCGAACAATCCCATCCACTGGTTGTGCAAAACCATGCAATTACAAACGGGTATAAATCATGTTATATGCTTGTTTTTATTTCCATCTTTCTTTAGCATAAGTTTGGCAGCATCTATATCAATTTCATTTCAATACAGGATTGATTTTCTTACTGGATTGTTATTATGTGTTATGTATCAAAATAACTGCTGCAGCTGTCGTCTTATAGCAAAGCTCTCCCATATGATTTTGGATGGCTAGTATGTATGTTGGTAATGGTAGATGGAACAGTTGTTGATATTGGATAAATTTGTTAGGGGAATTGGATGGTGGTATTTTGGACTATTTACCAATGCTGCAAAAGCTTGGAAGACTTCTTTGATGTGACCGAAGGAAGGAGTAAGTATAAACCGGTGGCGTGGCAGCTAGTGGAGCTACAATTCAACCAACCATCTTgtctttatttgttatttacATCTTCTGTGAAACTTttctaacataaattataaaaggtAAAAGTCGTCTCCATCCGCATCggttgatttttatatatttacatatacgGAGGCGTTCTTTCGTGGTATTTTACTGAACTTCTTATCCTCCTGAATGATGCCTTCAATTTGTCAGCTGACATTGCCCATGACATGACataactcttaaaaattttaaaaaagccaccACGAAAGGGCGTGGAAGATTCCAAAAAAAATACCCgcaacttttctttcaaaactcTGCGACTTTTTCAAACCAACCACAACACCAATTATTAGTACACTAacagataaaaattattatataaaataacactctGTGAAAAAACATCGCTAGAAGGAGGGCTTGAACCTCCGACCTTGTGGTTAACAGCCACACGCTCTAACCAACTGAGCTATCCCAGCTTGACAGACTGctgaacttgaaaattttaaaaactttaaagaaGCATTTTCAGGCGAAGTTGGGTACTTTTCTGATAATGATCATGGAATGAAGCCTGAGTGAGCTGAAGGAGCAAGATTGATATTTGAATGGGCAAAGAATGTTCTTGCTTATACGAAGAAgactcttttcttcttctcctacaCTTGAAATTCCATCTCTCTACTCTTTCCTTCAACCCTCCATAACTCCCCAACCCGACAACAACAGCAACAAAACCTAACTCAAGACCACATCACTTTAACTAGAACCTCTCTTCAAAAATCCTTACGCTCTCGTAACACTGATGAGGTCTGGAGGGCCTTCAAATTCCTCACCAATAACTCTTTACTTCCAAATAAACCGCTCACCAACTGTCTCATTTCTCACCTCTCCTCTCTCCATGACACTTTCAACCTTAAGAGGGCATTTGCCTCTGTTGTTTATCTCACTGAAAAGAACCCcaatttgttagattttcaaactgcGGATACCCTTTTGGGTTCCATGAAATCTGCCAACACTGCTGCCCCTGCTTTTGCTTTACTCAATTGTATGTTTCAGAACAGGTATTATATACCTTTTGAATTGTGGGATCATTTTCTTGTTGATATTCGCAGAAAGAATGGTAATTTGGTTGGTTTTTCGAGGGTTTTTGAAGAATGTTGTAGGGTTTCTTTAGATGAAAAGTTTGGATTTATGAAACCTGATTTAGATGCTTGTAGTGCCGCATTAGAGGGTTGTTGTTCTGGTCTTCAGTCAGTTAGTGATGCTGAGAAAGTTATCAAAACTATGTCGTTTTCGGATGTTAGGCCAGATGAATCGAGTTTTGGTTTTCTTGCTTATTTATATGCACTTAAAGGGCAGCAAGAGAAGATAAACGAGTTGGAGAAATTGTGGGCGGTTTTGGTTTCTCACATAAAATGGTCTTGTACTGTCGTTTGATTAATGGATACGTTAAGTGAGGTAATTTAGAGTCTGTTTCAAGGACTATCTTGGGTAGTTTCAGTGATGGAACTGGAGAAGGTTCAAATATTGGGGAGGAAACTTACTGCAAAATGGTTTAAGGATTTCTTTATAAAGGAAGTTTTAGGGAActaataaatttgattcttGAACCTGAAAAGTTGGAGCCTTTGAGGCTGGCTGTGGATACGTCCATTGGCGTTGGTATTGTCAATGCTTGTGTTAATCTTGGATTATTAGATAAGGCACATAGCATTCCTCATGAAATGAATGCTCCAAGTTGTTTTGTCGGGCTTGGAATTTATGTGCCAATTCCGAAAGCTTATTGCAAAGAGCAATGAACAGCTGAAGCTACTCAACTGGTTATGGATATTAGTAGTTCAGGGCTTCAATTAGATATAGGTCGTTATGATGCTCTGATAGAGGCTTCTATGACCAGTCAAGATTTCCAGTCGGCTTTTTCTTCATTTAGGGACATGAGAGGAGCAAGAATGTCCAACTTTAAGTGGGGTTACCTCACCATAATGACAGGTTTGATGGAGAATCATCGGCCCCAGTTAATGGCAACATTTTTTTATGAAGTTGTCAAAGACCCTCGAGTTGAAGCGAAGACTCATGATTGAAATTCAATCGTTCATGCTTTTTGTAAAGCTGGGCGGTTGGAAGACGCTAACAGAACTTTCAGAAGGATGACATTCCTGCAGTTGGAGCCtaatgatcaaatttatttgtcCTTGATTATGGTTATATGATTGACGAGAATTATTTCAGTGTTTTGATGCTGTGGAATGAGGTTAAACAAAAGATCTCCACTGATGGAGGGAAGGGGGTTAAATTTGATCACAATCTGGTTGATGCATTCCTTTTTGCTCTTGCTAAAGGGGGTTTCTACGATGCGGTGATGCAAGCTGTGGAAAATTCTCAAGAAATGAAGATTTTTGTAGATAAGTGGAAGTACAAGCAAGCGTAGAAGATGTTAAAGGTACATGATGGTTCGTGTGAAGAGTCCGGCCAAAGCATCAGGGAAATTCGACATGttaaagttcaaaaaattaagcttcagttttcatattcaataaaatatgtagacattttttatatataatttatgtatattaataatatattatcacataattaaatgattttaaattaaaaataaaataatactcaattatatgataacatatgatctatatatttaatttatgtataaaaaatatttatatataatattacctttttataattttgcactggtttaagaatttttatgttaataataaaatttcaatttgtgtTTGGGTGCTAATTGAGTTTAAGTTGTTTGGTAATTATCTTTACGAGTGATGTTTTCAAAAGAGGCTTTGATTTGCCAATTTACTTGTATTAAAAAAGGTAAAGGTTTTCATTTTATTACACACCTTTCACGTGTAAATTCTTTTGATTCGTTGTAAGTAAATATCTAGGGGGGTATCTGATTGGTGGGGAGAGTTGTTGTTTGCTTTGCACTCATAACCCTAGTTTATATTtgaccaaaaccctaaaatataaacttaaaaatgtaaaatagtaattagaattatattagGTTAGTATAACCTCaattaaatcatatcaaaataatgttatttagttaTAATTGTTTCGTATTAATGTAACTTTagcttaattatattttttttgatatgattctaattttttctaacaaaatttcttattgacaagtattttaatatttttttaattaaaagtaaagatacacgttataaaaattaaaaaatttataaaaaaatggagGTATAATATCATTGGTTGAATTTTTAGACTTATTTATGTTGTATCTCCAATATCCTATCTCGAAAATCagtcttataattatttatattttaacttatgATCACTGGTTTTATCctattttaaacttattgaaGAATAACTATAACTCTCGACCAATTTATGTAGAGTTGGTTTAATCTCCTTTTAAATATGCTATTATAGTAATATTACACATATTCCGTAGTTAGAATACGTGTAACTACAAATATTGTAAACTCAACAATCATATACACTCATTTTTAAACGTTTCATCACTTGTAGCCGTACAAAGTCATGTTATAACTCCTAATCTGAGCCCGTGACAACAAGCCCTGTTATTCTTATAACCTTTATATATGTATAGGGAAGGTAGTTTCGCAATGATTGGTGGAATCTTCCATCCGCATATTCGAAATTCTCTCTTCTTACCAGGTTTCATTTTCATGTTTTCATTcgtttccttcttcttctttcattaaGACTCCAAGGGATCATCTAATAATAATTCACTCTTGACTGCTCTTTCGGTCAGtcccatttctttcttttttatgtttcatCTCAGTTACTTAAATACCCAGTTCCTTATGttgtattttatatgtttattgtttatattcttGACTTGCTTTCGAGTTTGATGTTGAATTATGTCACTGAGTGGGGTTAGCCTCTCTGCGCATACACAatgataaaagtttatatatcataatattttcatGCCACTTGTACATTTTTTTTCAAGTCATCTTGTACTGAAATTGCTTTTTTAAGTATTGTATCCACAAAAAAAGTTTTATCTTCTCTGGCTTATCTCAGAATAATCTGCTTCCAGTTGCTTTCAGATATTTTGTGGGATGAGAGAATTGAGGATGATCGTCCCGGGAGTTCTTCTTGTTCTTGCAACTCTTCAAGTGGCAAGTTCACATGGAGATCAGCCGCTTTCAAGAATTGCTATTCATAAGGCTACTTTCGCGCTCAATGCCAATGCTTCTGTTACAGCCTCTCCTAACATTCTTGGATCGAGTGTATGTTTCCCTTGCAACACAAATTTGTCTGTTTTCTTGTCTTTTTAATCACACCTGTATGTTACAGGAGAATTGATCTGATTACCACCTGACGGTGGATGCTTGTTAAGTTGCATTTTTTTATGATGGATTGTCCTTTTATGCATACATTTAAACTTCTTTCTGTCAAATTATCAACCTTGAAACCGGCAAGGCaagtttaaatatgaaaaaagcTTGAAGTGTGTACttggttaaatgaaaaattttccaCTGTTTCAGGGACAAAATTCTGACTGGGTGACAGTGGAGTTCAGCTCTCCAATTCCATCTGTTGATGATTGGATTGGTGTGTTTTCTCCTTCTAATTTCAGGTAATGTACCTTTTCTTTGTGTGGTTATGTATAGATTAATAAATACGGACATActtgaaattacaaatatgttTCTAACTGGTTCTATTTAGTTAAACTTTGATGACACCACACTAATTTGAAGTATATATTTCACTATTCCTAGTGCTTCCACTTGCTATACAGATAATCCTAGAGTTTTTCCTCCCTTCTTGTGTTCTGCACCTATTAAGGTTCGTTGCTCAGTGCTTTGCCatagttttctttttccaaCTTCCTTTCTTGGTCAGTTTCTCCTTGAAAGGTGATTTGAATTTGCATACTAATTTTTATATGACTTGTCTTCACAGTTTCAATATGCAAACTATTCCAGTCCTCAGTACAAAAGTACAGGAAAAGGCTGGTTGAAGCTTCAGTTGATTAACCAGAGATCAGACTTCTCTTTTGCACTATTTTCAGGGggttttttaaatgtaatttctatctgtttttttttttattttctctcataatcCATCTGACTGTGTTGGAACTCTCATAAAGAATTGATGTTGCTAACTGTTTAATGAACTGTATAATTTAAACTGAGTTAATTGCATCACATGATGTCTGCTACATGTAAGCACTTTGCCCTGGTAATGTCATCTTTCTGTAATTACCTTGACCTATCTGTCTTTTAGCATTCCTCTTGTCCTGCTTAATTTTGTGCTTCTGGATTCTTCATTCTGAACTAAATCACACTTTAATGGTGTATTCTTGTTCTTTTGCAATACAAAGCCTCAGCTTGTGTAGACCATTTCTGGTGATATATTTATTGAGAGATGTCTGATTCCAACCAtctaaatttctttaatttttctgcAATCTCCATTGTGCTTATCATTCTGTGAAAGCTTTGTGGAGTCTGCCAGTGGAATGTTTGGGCCATTACTTAGCACTGACTCCCATCTTTGTATCAGAAGTTTAATTGCTTCAATAACCAAGGTCTCAAAAACTTGTCTTAATATCTTTAAAGCAGATAAAGCTTTTGCTAAATTGTGGAAGATGGTTTGAACATGGCTGATCCAGCTCAGATTTAATTGTATTTGAATACTATTCTTACTCTGTCACTTTATGATATGGAATTGAACATTTTTCTATCCTTTTTGAGTTACTCTAGTAGGAAGGTGCGTGAATCATAAAGAGAGTCAAACTACTGCAAGATATAATTACTACCATACACTCTGTTCCtctgttgtttacaaaatttactttCTGCAAGTTCCGATAGCAGATCTTTTGTTTCATGTAGAAGATATTTCTCTGGCTTTGTTTTCCCTACCTTTTAATCGTACTTTATTCATAGTTCAGAAGTTCTAGTTTATAAGCATGGTTAActtttgcaatttcaactttagataattctttttttgttttgtttgtttattatttttgttgctATAACAGCCAAAGCTGGTAGCAGTGTCGAACAAAGTGGCTTTTGCAAATCCAAATGCACCAGTTTACCCTCGCTTGGCCCAGGGAAAACTGTGGAATGAAGTATGTCTGATTTATCTTTGTATCTTTGAGAGCTTATGTTTAAGTCAAATAATCTAATGGTTATTGCTTGAATATCAGCATACTAAGGGTTCTACAACTATTTATCACCATATTGACAAGCTTTTCAAAAGTGCAATAGTTTTTGTCCTACAATGAATCCTGGTTAATGATATAatgcatgttatttttattgttacttCATTTAAGAGATGACAATACTTTTCAACTTCACATTCAGATGACAGTAACATGGACGAGTGGCTATGGATTAAATGAAGCAGAGCCTTTTGTGGAATGGGGTCGAATCGGAGGTGATCCTACTCGTTCCCCAGCTGGGACTCTAAAATTTGACCAAAGCAGCATGTGTGGTGTGTAACTCCTCTACCCAATATATGTACTTTATAGTTTATCATACAATGAGCAATAACTTCCAATGGAAAACTATTGTTGTCTCAGTTATGCATACCAGTGCAGTGATCTTAGCTGAAAATACTAGGTAAAAATGATAGCCTCTACATGTTGGAAATTCTTTGTTCCTcctaaaagagagaaaaaagaaagagagagagaatttttaGTTACTCTAACTTAGTTTGAATAGACTAGTTATTAAGTTAATAAAAGATCGCAAACATGGTTATGTGTTTAACAGGTTAAGTAGAGTGCATGAATGTGGTTACTGAGtgttttctattatatttactatattctgtattttgatttgatagCTCATCTTGCAGTTATACAAGATAACTGATTATAGTGAGGTTTGTGGTCTGTTCTGTTTTTCTCTATTGGGTAAATTTGCCCCAAACCTTTTCCTTGATGTTTTTTCTATGAGgtggatttttaaaataaaacttaaattcacAGGTGCACCAGCAAGGACTGTGGGATGGCGTGATCCCGGATATATACACACCAGCTTTTTAAAGGAGTTGTGGCCCAATGCAGTGTATGCTACGTCTTATTCTAGAATATGATATCTATTCTAGGTATAGGTTTGTTAAACCTTTAGAAACTATGAAGCTGTCCTTGGAACTATTAGCATAAATTTATACTGGCCAAATGTCAACCTTTTATAGCAGTATATCTAACTCAAAACATTATACTTCttcttttcatatttcttttgtaGGTATACGTACAAACTGGGTCATAAGTTGATTGATGGAACATATATGTGGAGTCCAGAGTACCAGTTCAGGGCATCTCCTTATCCTGGTCAAAATTCTTTGCAACGTGTAGTCATTTTCGGTGACATGGGaaaggttttttaaaatttgctgATAAGATCTAATTAAATCACAGCTCTTATTGTTGAAAATATATTGTATCTGTTTATCCATGTGTGTCTTTATATGTGTGCACCTCTGTATAAGTATCCTACTTTctattgtataatttaattcttGCTTAAACAGTCAagataaaacatttaattttacaatgaattcacatttttgaatttttaaggtGAAACCCTTTGCTAGTTTAGCTTTCTAATGGAGGGGTGAGCTgcttttgtttaaataaaaaaatttatgtcaaGTTGGTCTTGTATAACGTTTAAGCTTTTTAGGTTTACTCCAACTCCGCTGCCGTTGGTGAAGTAGTTTATTTATTGACATTTTGCAGGATGAAGCTGATGGTTCTAACGAATATAACAACTTCCAGCGTGGTTCTCTTAACACCACTAAGCAGCTTATTCAGGACTTGAAGAACATTGACATAGTTTTCCACATTGGAGACATATGTTACGCAAATGGATATCTTTCACAGTGGGACCAGTTCACTGCACAAATTGAGCCAATTGCATCAACAGTGCCTTACATGATTGCAAGGTTTGTCCAAATTCACTTATATGGCTTGTCAGAGCATGTACCTACAGTAGTGCTGAATTTTTT
This sequence is a window from Mangifera indica cultivar Alphonso chromosome 5, CATAS_Mindica_2.1, whole genome shotgun sequence. Protein-coding genes within it:
- the LOC123217163 gene encoding erlin-2-B-like translates to MDPQQRREGAPVPRPPTGDSSAVLSVFLAFIVIFAMILIPSASNIPSASNIKSSLSILHQVPEGHVGVYWRGGALLRTITGPGFHSKLPLITQYEPVQVTLQTDQVTDIPCGTKGGVMINFEKIEVVNRLRKEYVYETLRDYGVHYDKTWIYDKIHHEINQFCSSHSLQQVYIDVFDQIDEKMKDALQVDCTRYAPGIEIISVRVTKPTIPDRIRRNFEQMEEERTKVLIAIERQKVVEKEAETSKKMAISEAEKNSNVSKILMEQKLMEKDSARRQEEIENQMYLARQKSQTDADFYRLMKEAEANKLMLTPQFLELKFIEAIADNTKIFFGDKVPNMILDQRLLGNFLQEVSRNISRKGKADA
- the LOC123217162 gene encoding probable inactive purple acid phosphatase 1 isoform X1 produces the protein MRELRMIVPGVLLVLATLQVASSHGDQPLSRIAIHKATFALNANASVTASPNILGSSGQNSDWVTVEFSSPIPSVDDWIGVFSPSNFSASTCYTDNPRVFPPFLCSAPIKFQYANYSSPQYKSTGKGWLKLQLINQRSDFSFALFSGGFLNPKLVAVSNKVAFANPNAPVYPRLAQGKLWNEMTVTWTSGYGLNEAEPFVEWGRIGGDPTRSPAGTLKFDQSSMCGAPARTVGWRDPGYIHTSFLKELWPNAVYTYKLGHKLIDGTYMWSPEYQFRASPYPGQNSLQRVVIFGDMGKDEADGSNEYNNFQRGSLNTTKQLIQDLKNIDIVFHIGDICYANGYLSQWDQFTAQIEPIASTVPYMIASGNHERDWPGTGSFYGNLDSGGECGVLVETMFYVPTENRAKFWYSTDYGMFRFCIADTEQDWREGTEQYEFIEHCLASVDRQKQPWLIFLAHRVLGYSSDYYYAMEGSFAEPMGRENLQKLWQKYKVDIAIYGHVHNYERICPIYQNICTNKEKHYYKGPLNGTIHVVAGGGGASLSEYTTLQTAWSLHKDYDYGFVKLTAFDHSNLLFEYKKSRDGKVYDSFRIFRDYRDILACSVDSCPSMTLAS
- the LOC123217162 gene encoding probable inactive purple acid phosphatase 1 isoform X2, with product MIGLVCFLLLISDNPRVFPPFLCSAPIKFQYANYSSPQYKSTGKGWLKLQLINQRSDFSFALFSGGFLNPKLVAVSNKVAFANPNAPVYPRLAQGKLWNEMTVTWTSGYGLNEAEPFVEWGRIGGDPTRSPAGTLKFDQSSMCGAPARTVGWRDPGYIHTSFLKELWPNAVYTYKLGHKLIDGTYMWSPEYQFRASPYPGQNSLQRVVIFGDMGKDEADGSNEYNNFQRGSLNTTKQLIQDLKNIDIVFHIGDICYANGYLSQWDQFTAQIEPIASTVPYMIASGNHERDWPGTGSFYGNLDSGGECGVLVETMFYVPTENRAKFWYSTDYGMFRFCIADTEQDWREGTEQYEFIEHCLASVDRQKQPWLIFLAHRVLGYSSDYYYAMEGSFAEPMGRENLQKLWQKYKVDIAIYGHVHNYERICPIYQNICTNKEKHYYKGPLNGTIHVVAGGGGASLSEYTTLQTAWSLHKDYDYGFVKLTAFDHSNLLFEYKKSRDGKVYDSFRIFRDYRDILACSVDSCPSMTLAS